One Deltaproteobacteria bacterium genomic window, AGGCATAGCCGGGATTGCCGTCGGTAAGCATACCGCTCATACGCATGGCGTAGGTGAATTTGGCCTCGGGCTTGTTGCCGAAAAGGTGCATCTTGTTGTAAACGTCGAATGCGGCGGGAATCCCCACCCCTTCAGGGCAGGGCAGACAATATCCGCA contains:
- a CDS encoding 4Fe-4S dicluster domain-containing protein; translation: CGYCLPCPEGVGIPAAFDVYNKMHLFGNKPEAKFTYAMRMSGMLTDGNPGYASQCVACGECLEKCPQRIEIPDFLVDVAAEMEDDEMEKRLAVLEKSLKREAT